Proteins encoded together in one Calditrichota bacterium window:
- the pilB gene encoding type IV-A pilus assembly ATPase PilB: MSSRLPNLLISNELISQEQYLIFKSRQKDSGNSVITELTKLGVISEDQIAQFISNYYSLELVDLEKHTVPEQVLKLLSKDFIQKYQVLPISRSGKTLRVSLVDPSIDFVLEDIKFITGFNVQPVVCTETQFLRAIERYYQMGGTLNKILADMGDDTGVEVVSQSNDAELERLKEEVETAPVVKLVDGILADAINKRASDIHLEPYETQFRVRFRIDGVLVEVMSPPSHLKAAITSRIKIMAKLNIAERRVPQDGHIKMKLGERAVDLRVSTLPTLFGEKIVMRILDKSNLTLDLNSFGFPEKALADFEKAIRMPHGLILVTGPTGSGKTTTLYSVLSRINTPTVNTMTAEDPVEYNFAGLNQVQVKEDVGLTFASALKSFLRQDPDIIMIGEIRDLETGSIAVRAALTGHLVLSTLHTNSAAATVTRLIDMGIEKFLVSSSVNLVLAQRLLRKICKKCKIPVEVHPEALREVGLDPDKLQGQTFYHGAGCAECNGSGYKGRTGIYEVMPMSPKIREMVLDGKNTFEIEGTAIKEGMLTLRMDACEKFKAGITTIEEVLRITGEGH, encoded by the coding sequence ATGAGTTCGCGACTTCCGAATCTCCTGATCAGCAATGAGCTGATTTCGCAGGAACAATATCTCATCTTCAAGTCGCGCCAGAAGGACTCGGGCAATTCCGTCATCACGGAGTTGACCAAACTTGGTGTTATTTCCGAAGATCAGATCGCACAGTTCATTAGCAATTACTATAGCCTTGAACTGGTCGACCTCGAGAAGCACACCGTACCCGAACAAGTTCTCAAACTTCTGTCTAAGGACTTTATTCAGAAGTATCAGGTGCTTCCTATAAGTCGTTCGGGCAAGACGCTTCGCGTGTCGCTGGTTGACCCGAGTATTGATTTCGTTCTAGAAGACATCAAGTTCATCACGGGCTTCAATGTTCAGCCCGTGGTTTGTACCGAAACGCAGTTTCTGCGGGCCATTGAGCGCTACTACCAAATGGGCGGTACGCTCAACAAGATTCTCGCCGACATGGGCGACGACACCGGAGTCGAGGTGGTTTCGCAGTCGAACGATGCGGAACTTGAACGGCTTAAAGAAGAAGTTGAAACCGCCCCGGTGGTCAAACTTGTGGACGGCATACTCGCTGACGCCATCAACAAGCGTGCTTCCGATATCCATCTTGAACCGTACGAAACGCAGTTCCGCGTCCGTTTCCGTATCGACGGCGTCTTGGTTGAAGTGATGTCGCCGCCCAGCCATCTCAAGGCCGCGATCACTTCCCGTATCAAGATCATGGCGAAGTTGAATATCGCCGAGCGCCGAGTCCCGCAGGACGGACACATAAAGATGAAGCTTGGCGAGCGCGCGGTCGACTTGCGTGTTTCTACTCTTCCGACTCTATTCGGCGAAAAGATCGTGATGCGTATTTTGGACAAATCCAACTTGACGCTCGATCTGAATTCATTCGGCTTTCCTGAAAAGGCGCTCGCCGATTTTGAAAAAGCGATTAGAATGCCGCACGGCCTGATTCTGGTGACCGGTCCGACTGGTTCCGGTAAGACCACCACACTCTACAGTGTGCTTTCGAGAATTAACACCCCGACGGTGAATACGATGACCGCTGAGGATCCGGTTGAATACAACTTCGCCGGTTTGAATCAGGTGCAGGTTAAGGAGGACGTCGGACTGACTTTCGCCTCGGCGCTAAAGTCGTTCCTTCGTCAGGACCCGGACATCATCATGATCGGTGAGATTCGTGACTTGGAAACCGGTTCTATCGCCGTGCGCGCCGCGCTCACCGGCCACTTGGTCCTTTCGACTCTGCACACAAACTCCGCGGCCGCAACGGTCACTCGTTTGATCGATATGGGAATCGAGAAATTTCTCGTTTCTTCGTCCGTGAATCTGGTGCTTGCACAGCGACTCTTGAGAAAGATCTGCAAGAAATGCAAGATTCCCGTGGAGGTCCACCCCGAAGCCTTGCGTGAAGTCGGACTTGATCCGGACAAACTGCAAGGACAAACTTTTTACCACGGAGCGGGCTGCGCGGAGTGTAACGGAAGCGGCTACAAAGGACGAACCGGTATCTATGAAGTGATGCCGATGTCTCCAAAGATCCGCGAAATGGTTCTTGACGGAAAAAACACGTTTGAAATTGAAGGCACAGCTATCAAAGAAGGTATGCTGACTCTGAGAATGGACGCCTGCGAGAAATTCAAAGCGGGCATCACGACAATTGAGGAAGTACTGCGTATCACTGGAGAAGGGCATTAA
- a CDS encoding zinc ABC transporter substrate-binding protein: protein MKTTGMIAAVLVCLSHSFAALTVGASLPDFASIASYVGGDRVETFSIARSKSDPHSVEVLPTYMVRVSRADLYLKVGLGLDQWADQIIEGARNSKLKIVDCSAGVSVLEKPTGKVDASMGDVHPDGNPHYWLAPENGVAIAQTIANALSALDPDHAELFSANVEKLRSEIAAKLPSWQEIADHIPNHEFVSYHSSWSYFAEAFDLKIAEKIEPVPGIPPTARHLANLVNVIESEGVKVVVQEPYFSDDGAKYLARETGVTVLKLAPSCEDADASSYLSHFDQIFSAFETVPAK, encoded by the coding sequence ATGAAAACTACTGGAATGATCGCGGCGGTGTTGGTGTGCTTGTCCCACTCTTTTGCCGCCTTAACCGTCGGAGCTTCACTGCCTGATTTCGCGTCGATCGCGTCTTACGTCGGCGGTGATCGCGTCGAAACGTTTTCGATTGCCCGCAGCAAGTCCGATCCGCATTCTGTCGAAGTGCTGCCAACCTATATGGTGCGAGTCTCGCGTGCCGATTTGTATTTGAAAGTCGGGCTTGGTTTGGATCAGTGGGCGGATCAAATTATCGAAGGCGCGCGCAACTCCAAACTCAAGATTGTGGATTGCTCGGCCGGAGTTTCAGTGTTGGAAAAACCGACGGGCAAAGTGGATGCGTCGATGGGTGACGTTCATCCGGACGGAAATCCCCACTATTGGCTCGCCCCCGAAAACGGCGTTGCGATCGCTCAGACAATTGCCAACGCACTTTCCGCACTCGATCCGGATCACGCGGAACTTTTTAGTGCCAACGTCGAAAAACTCCGCTCCGAAATCGCGGCCAAACTTCCTTCTTGGCAGGAGATCGCGGATCACATCCCCAATCATGAATTCGTGAGCTATCACTCGTCGTGGAGCTATTTTGCCGAAGCCTTCGACTTGAAGATTGCCGAAAAGATCGAACCCGTTCCCGGAATTCCGCCGACGGCAAGACATCTGGCGAATCTTGTCAATGTAATTGAATCGGAAGGCGTGAAAGTGGTCGTTCAGGAACCATATTTCTCCGATGACGGAGCGAAGTATCTCGCGCGTGAAACAGGTGTGACGGTCCTGAAACTTGCGCCTTCCTGTGAGGATGCCGATGCGTCCTCCTATTTGTCGCATTTCGATCAGATTTTTTCGGCATTTGAAACGGTCCCCGCAAAATGA
- a CDS encoding type IV pilus twitching motility protein PilT: MSNGIDIRKLLEELISARGSDLHAAVGSPPRVRVDQQLVSLKYDPLTPEDCKALAYSILTDKQQKKLELEYEVDFAFGIEGLSRFRGNIFFQRGSLTTVIRAIPFAIPQIEQLRLPRICQTFPNKPKGLILVTGPTGSGKSTSLAAVIDRINTERPVHIITVEDPVEYVHAHKRALINQREVGADTKSFATALKYVLRQDPDVILVGEMRDQETIQAALTAAETGHLVFATLHTNSATESVNRIIDVFPPHQQGQVRAQLSMSLEAVMTQKLIPRRSGQGVVLAAEVMILTPAIRALIRENKVHEMYGILQVSQKYGMQTLNMSLYDLVMTKQISPERALMVANVPEELQRMMGGAVSTTIQPQRHSVQPR; encoded by the coding sequence ATGAGTAACGGAATTGACATCAGGAAACTTCTCGAAGAGTTGATTTCCGCACGAGGAAGCGACTTGCACGCTGCGGTCGGGAGTCCCCCAAGAGTCCGCGTGGACCAGCAGCTGGTGTCTTTGAAGTACGATCCTCTAACACCCGAAGACTGCAAAGCTCTCGCATACAGCATTCTTACGGACAAGCAGCAGAAGAAACTCGAACTCGAGTATGAAGTGGACTTTGCGTTCGGAATCGAAGGTTTGTCACGTTTTCGCGGCAACATCTTCTTTCAGCGGGGGTCTTTGACGACTGTGATTCGTGCGATTCCGTTTGCTATTCCTCAAATTGAACAGCTTCGTCTTCCGCGAATCTGCCAGACTTTTCCAAACAAACCTAAAGGCTTGATACTCGTAACAGGGCCGACGGGTTCGGGTAAGTCTACGAGTCTTGCGGCGGTTATTGACCGAATCAACACGGAGCGTCCCGTACATATTATTACAGTCGAAGATCCCGTCGAGTATGTCCATGCGCACAAGCGGGCATTGATAAACCAGCGTGAAGTAGGAGCCGACACGAAGAGTTTTGCAACTGCACTAAAGTACGTGCTGCGACAAGACCCTGATGTGATTCTGGTCGGCGAAATGAGAGATCAAGAGACTATTCAAGCGGCCCTCACGGCCGCCGAAACCGGCCACCTTGTTTTTGCGACGCTTCACACGAATTCGGCGACTGAATCCGTCAACCGTATCATCGACGTGTTTCCTCCGCACCAGCAGGGCCAAGTGCGAGCTCAGCTCTCGATGTCGCTCGAAGCGGTCATGACGCAGAAACTCATTCCGAGACGATCCGGACAAGGCGTGGTATTGGCCGCGGAAGTCATGATTTTGACGCCGGCGATCCGCGCGTTGATCCGCGAAAACAAGGTTCACGAAATGTACGGTATTCTGCAAGTCTCACAGAAGTACGGCATGCAGACTTTGAACATGTCGTTGTACGATCTCGTGATGACGAAACAAATTAGTCCGGAACGCGCGCTAATGGTCGCGAATGTACCGGAAGAGTTGCAGCGAATGATGGGCGGCGCTGTTTCCACGACGATCCAGCCGCAACGGCATTCCGTGCAACCGCGCTAA
- a CDS encoding metal ABC transporter permease: MIEAFSYPFMWWALAACLVLAGIHAYLGFHVVKRGVIFVDLSMAQIAAFGMAVAIATNMHDHPVAGYLFPVAATLLGAVIFAWLRHLEHKVPLEAFIGITFASAQALVLLLLEHTASGTEHLKETLVGNIFTVSPSTVIRTAAIYAGIGLIHFLIRKPLFEITNNPEAAKKTRNMFGWDVLFYGTFGIVVTSSVKIAGVLLVFALLVIPSVAGVLVSDKASVRLIVGWSFAFVCSVLGLAAAFLFDAPAAPMILTVLTAALIVHGLAVTAIGKLRTR; encoded by the coding sequence ATGATAGAAGCATTCTCCTATCCGTTCATGTGGTGGGCGCTCGCCGCTTGTTTGGTTTTGGCCGGAATCCACGCGTACCTCGGTTTCCACGTCGTGAAACGCGGCGTGATCTTCGTGGATCTTTCGATGGCACAAATTGCTGCGTTCGGGATGGCGGTAGCCATTGCCACGAACATGCACGATCACCCGGTTGCCGGGTACCTCTTCCCTGTTGCGGCCACGTTGCTGGGCGCGGTGATATTCGCGTGGCTGCGACACCTCGAGCACAAAGTTCCTCTCGAAGCATTCATCGGCATCACCTTCGCATCGGCTCAAGCTCTCGTTTTGCTGTTGCTTGAGCACACGGCATCAGGCACCGAACACCTCAAGGAAACTTTAGTCGGCAACATCTTCACGGTTTCGCCGTCGACGGTCATTCGTACGGCGGCAATCTACGCGGGAATCGGCTTGATTCACTTTTTGATTCGCAAGCCTTTGTTCGAAATCACGAACAACCCCGAAGCCGCCAAGAAAACCCGCAACATGTTCGGGTGGGATGTGCTCTTCTATGGAACCTTCGGAATCGTCGTCACCTCATCCGTGAAAATCGCCGGAGTGCTGTTAGTCTTTGCGCTTCTGGTCATTCCGTCGGTGGCCGGTGTGCTCGTCTCCGACAAAGCCAGCGTGCGCCTGATCGTCGGCTGGTCGTTCGCGTTTGTTTGCAGCGTCCTCGGACTTGCGGCAGCATTTTTGTTTGATGCGCCGGCCGCGCCAATGATTCTGACCGTGCTGACGGCCGCACTGATCGTCCACGGCCTCGCAGTCACGGCCATTGGAAAACTCAGAACACGCTGA
- the rpmE gene encoding 50S ribosomal protein L31 — protein MKPDLHPTYRLLTVECACGNTFQTRGSRNEDPWKVEICSACHPFFTGQQKLVDTAGRVDKFRKKYQKFANK, from the coding sequence ATGAAACCCGATCTTCACCCGACCTACCGACTTCTGACCGTGGAATGTGCCTGTGGCAATACATTCCAGACCCGTGGCTCCCGCAATGAGGACCCATGGAAAGTCGAAATCTGCTCTGCCTGCCATCCGTTCTTCACGGGTCAGCAGAAATTAGTAGATACGGCTGGTCGTGTCGATAAGTTTCGCAAGAAATATCAGAAGTTTGCGAACAAGTAA
- a CDS encoding transcriptional regulator, translating into MEPEKEKSGAPLPEVDPIVHAPARLGVLALLAVVDSADFTFLQKQTGLTNGNLSTHLTKLESAGYVKIEKKFVSRVPRTLVMLTKDGMKALTDYRRQMEEIIRGLPK; encoded by the coding sequence TTGGAGCCTGAAAAAGAAAAAAGCGGCGCGCCGCTTCCCGAAGTTGATCCGATTGTCCACGCTCCCGCCCGGCTGGGAGTTCTCGCGCTGTTAGCCGTCGTCGACAGCGCGGATTTCACGTTCCTGCAAAAACAAACTGGGCTAACGAACGGTAATCTCTCCACTCACCTCACCAAATTGGAATCCGCAGGCTATGTCAAGATCGAAAAGAAATTCGTGTCGCGCGTTCCGAGAACTCTGGTGATGCTGACGAAAGACGGGATGAAAGCGTTGACGGACTATCGCAGGCAGATGGAAGAGATTATTCGGGGGTTGCCGAAGTGA
- the rplQ gene encoding 50S ribosomal protein L17, with protein sequence MRHLNKGRQLSRSSSHKKALMINLAQDLFEHKRIKTTLGKAKEMRPFVEKLITKAKTDTLASRREVAKVCSKPAILQHLFSEIGPKNSERPGGYTRIIKLGVRVGDAAPMAIIELVGYEGVQAAPKPAADEKKAKKSKKAEA encoded by the coding sequence ATGAGACACCTTAATAAGGGACGCCAGCTTTCGCGCTCGTCCAGTCATAAGAAGGCTTTGATGATCAACTTGGCTCAGGATCTCTTTGAGCACAAGCGCATCAAAACCACTTTGGGCAAAGCAAAAGAAATGCGCCCGTTTGTCGAAAAGCTCATCACCAAGGCCAAGACCGACACGCTGGCGTCGCGCCGCGAAGTCGCGAAGGTGTGCAGCAAGCCCGCGATCTTGCAGCATCTCTTCAGCGAAATCGGTCCTAAGAACTCCGAACGTCCGGGCGGATATACGCGCATCATCAAGCTCGGCGTACGCGTCGGCGACGCCGCTCCGATGGCCATTATCGAATTGGTCGGCTATGAGGGTGTGCAGGCCGCTCCCAAGCCCGCCGCGGACGAAAAGAAGGCCAAGAAGAGCAAAAAGGCCGAAGCCTAA
- the ychF gene encoding redox-regulated ATPase YchF: MNIGLIGAPQSGKTTVFHLLTGTEPDPAAMHKRETLRAVTQVPDPRVDKLGEMSESRKLIHTTVEYLDTPGLEEGASKQSWFEGVFSGELKNADALALVVRGFELAGALESAEPPRDIRRIQDELIFSDLIVIEKRHEKLLKQVRVKPPTAQETLELNVLERAKAQLEDGKPLRILDLEVHEKKALRGFQLLSEKPVLVVLNLAEDTLSNAVSLAEKLSAEFAADGMAVIGLSAAIEAEIAGLEAAERELFMTDLGVTQSARDRVLQASYALLGMQSFLTTGDKETRAWPIHAGETAVDAAGVIHSDLAKGFIRAEVVHYDDFVREGGYPGCKAKGLVRLEGKDYVVKDGDILVIRHSG, encoded by the coding sequence ATGAATATTGGCCTTATCGGTGCGCCCCAATCCGGGAAGACCACCGTTTTTCATCTTTTGACCGGCACGGAGCCCGATCCGGCTGCGATGCACAAGCGCGAAACGCTGCGCGCCGTCACCCAGGTTCCTGACCCCCGTGTGGATAAGTTGGGTGAAATGAGTGAATCGCGCAAACTTATCCACACTACCGTCGAATATCTCGACACGCCCGGCCTCGAAGAAGGCGCGTCCAAGCAAAGCTGGTTCGAAGGCGTGTTCTCAGGCGAACTCAAGAACGCCGACGCGCTTGCGCTGGTCGTGCGCGGCTTTGAACTTGCGGGCGCGTTGGAATCCGCCGAACCACCGCGCGATATTCGCCGCATTCAAGACGAACTCATCTTCAGCGATCTGATCGTTATTGAAAAACGTCACGAGAAACTGCTGAAACAAGTGCGCGTGAAACCGCCGACCGCGCAAGAGACTCTCGAACTGAATGTGCTCGAACGCGCGAAGGCTCAACTCGAAGACGGAAAGCCGCTGCGAATTCTCGATTTGGAAGTGCACGAGAAAAAAGCGCTGCGCGGTTTTCAGCTCTTGAGTGAAAAACCGGTGTTGGTCGTTCTCAACCTCGCTGAAGATACCTTGAGCAATGCTGTAAGTTTGGCTGAGAAACTGAGCGCAGAATTTGCCGCAGACGGTATGGCAGTTATTGGTCTGTCCGCAGCGATTGAAGCAGAAATCGCAGGATTGGAAGCTGCCGAACGTGAACTTTTTATGACAGATTTGGGCGTCACGCAGTCAGCGCGCGATAGAGTACTTCAAGCGAGCTATGCGCTTTTGGGCATGCAGAGCTTCCTGACCACCGGAGACAAAGAGACCCGCGCGTGGCCGATTCATGCCGGCGAAACGGCCGTCGACGCCGCCGGAGTGATTCACTCCGATCTCGCCAAAGGGTTCATCCGGGCCGAAGTCGTTCACTATGACGATTTTGTCCGCGAAGGCGGCTATCCCGGCTGCAAGGCCAAAGGACTCGTGCGATTGGAAGGCAAAGATTACGTTGTGAAAGATGGCGACATACTCGTCATAAGACATAGCGGATAG
- a CDS encoding DUF1385 domain-containing protein, producing MSNNNNGSAPNRKDMSTELAMGGQALIEGVMMRSPYRVAMAARTPDGGIALRAYPYRPITRRNKFYSLPIIRGAIGMVEAMKVGVNALNWSADQADPKDKSNKKPVSAKDKVLGYLSTLVAIVVGVGVFLYLPYVLAKLLVGGDQGQVAFHLVAGAGRIIALVGYMWLISQFKDIFRVFQYHGSEHKTIFAYEQGQPLEPAQVLKQTRFHPRCGTSFLLIVAILAIIFFVLVDTAVVALWGPYQNAATRLLVHLPLIPLVAGLSFELLKFSARHTSNPFVNALIQPGLWLQKITTKEPEGPMCEVAICALEEALRDPAEAVEIDTVYPPGAHPYSRAATPLAAAF from the coding sequence ATGAGCAACAATAATAACGGAAGCGCCCCAAACCGCAAGGACATGTCCACCGAGCTGGCGATGGGCGGGCAAGCATTGATCGAAGGTGTGATGATGCGCAGCCCCTACCGAGTGGCCATGGCGGCGCGCACGCCGGACGGCGGAATTGCCCTGAGGGCATACCCGTATCGTCCCATTACACGGCGGAATAAGTTCTATAGCCTGCCGATCATTCGCGGCGCCATTGGCATGGTTGAAGCGATGAAAGTCGGCGTGAATGCGTTGAACTGGTCGGCGGATCAAGCTGATCCCAAAGATAAGTCGAACAAAAAGCCAGTCTCGGCAAAAGACAAAGTTTTGGGCTATCTTTCGACGTTGGTGGCAATTGTCGTGGGCGTTGGAGTGTTTCTCTACTTACCCTACGTGCTGGCTAAGCTCCTCGTCGGCGGTGACCAAGGTCAAGTGGCCTTCCATCTTGTCGCAGGTGCTGGCCGTATCATCGCGTTGGTCGGGTACATGTGGCTTATTTCACAGTTCAAAGACATCTTCCGCGTCTTCCAATACCACGGTTCGGAACACAAGACGATTTTCGCTTATGAACAGGGGCAGCCGCTCGAGCCGGCGCAGGTCCTAAAACAGACGCGCTTCCATCCCCGCTGCGGGACGAGCTTTTTATTGATCGTCGCCATCTTGGCGATCATCTTCTTTGTGCTTGTGGACACGGCGGTGGTGGCCCTGTGGGGACCCTATCAAAATGCCGCGACTCGGTTGCTGGTCCACCTCCCGTTGATTCCACTGGTGGCTGGGCTATCCTTTGAACTACTCAAGTTCTCTGCCCGGCATACGAGTAATCCATTTGTCAATGCCCTGATTCAGCCGGGATTGTGGCTGCAAAAGATCACGACCAAGGAGCCTGAAGGTCCCATGTGCGAGGTGGCGATTTGCGCGTTGGAAGAGGCCCTGCGTGATCCGGCTGAAGCCGTCGAGATTGATACCGTTTATCCTCCCGGAGCACATCCCTATTCCCGGGCCGCAACTCCGTTGGCTGCCGCATTCTAA
- a CDS encoding RNA polymerase sigma factor: protein MVQGSGLSNVTDEWSLLDRARLGVKSAWGELLRLHQSRLTAMALLITGSGDSAKDIVQEVFTRLIRVEFQHRQGTLSGWLSTATWRLAVKEKDRTTKLSGLESFVEPFESESQLDTLIKDERSRQIAVAIRDLSNEHRECLILRFYGEHSYEEIAELTGVPLGTVKSRLFHAVKSCREILRRKGVLDSCI, encoded by the coding sequence ATGGTGCAAGGTTCAGGACTGTCGAATGTGACCGACGAATGGTCGCTGCTCGACCGCGCGCGGCTTGGAGTCAAGTCCGCGTGGGGTGAATTGCTGCGCCTGCACCAGTCGCGCTTGACCGCGATGGCATTGTTGATTACAGGATCCGGCGATTCCGCCAAGGACATCGTGCAGGAAGTCTTCACGCGCTTGATACGCGTCGAGTTTCAGCACCGTCAAGGAACGTTGTCAGGATGGCTTTCCACGGCAACGTGGCGGCTTGCCGTCAAAGAAAAAGACCGGACGACGAAACTGTCCGGTCTTGAGTCATTTGTCGAACCCTTCGAGTCTGAATCACAACTTGATACGTTGATCAAGGACGAGCGTTCGCGACAAATCGCCGTTGCGATTCGCGATCTGAGCAACGAGCATCGCGAATGTTTGATTCTCCGGTTTTATGGAGAGCACAGTTACGAGGAGATTGCCGAGCTGACGGGAGTCCCGCTCGGCACGGTGAAATCACGGTTATTTCACGCTGTCAAGAGTTGTCGTGAAATACTGCGAAGAAAAGGAGTATTGGATTCATGCATCTGA
- a CDS encoding type II secretion system F family protein, producing MPVFLYTGRGAGSKSVNGEIEATDKQEAMAKLRQRRVVVSELRTKPKDIKVGGLGGGVGVKDLKIFARLFGTMINAGLPIDQCIQILVDQMQNKRFRRTIAEIHNQVAGGESLSEAMSKHKDVFDNLFVHMVAAGETGGALAMVFNRLAVYLEKADALRRKVKGAMIYPAVIACVAIGATVFLLIKVIPVFANMFKDLGAELPKPTQFVLALSDVMQKTFLPGLGVLVVAFIVFKKWHKTANGKASVDKFLLKTPVIGSVIRKTAVARFTRTLGVLISSGVPILHGLEITAKTAGNVVIQKAVDKVRKEVSEGRNITQPLMETAVFPAMVCQLIAVGEQTGRLAEMLEKIADFYDEEVDAAVAAMTSLIEPIVIVLMGAVIGGLLVSMYLPMFDMIGAIK from the coding sequence ATGCCAGTATTTCTTTACACAGGTCGCGGCGCAGGATCAAAGTCCGTCAATGGCGAAATCGAAGCCACTGATAAGCAGGAAGCGATGGCCAAGCTCAGACAGCGGCGCGTTGTCGTCTCTGAGCTTCGCACAAAGCCGAAAGATATAAAAGTCGGTGGACTCGGCGGCGGTGTCGGAGTCAAAGATCTAAAGATTTTCGCGCGCTTGTTCGGAACGATGATCAACGCCGGTTTGCCGATTGACCAGTGCATCCAAATTCTCGTCGATCAGATGCAGAATAAGCGTTTTCGCCGGACGATCGCAGAAATTCACAATCAGGTCGCAGGCGGAGAGTCATTGTCCGAAGCCATGAGCAAACACAAGGATGTGTTTGACAACCTCTTTGTGCATATGGTTGCCGCGGGCGAAACTGGCGGCGCTTTAGCCATGGTGTTCAACAGACTTGCTGTCTATCTCGAAAAGGCCGACGCGCTTAGAAGAAAAGTCAAAGGCGCGATGATTTACCCGGCAGTAATCGCTTGCGTCGCGATTGGCGCGACTGTCTTTCTGTTGATTAAAGTGATTCCGGTTTTTGCAAACATGTTCAAAGATCTTGGTGCCGAGCTCCCGAAACCTACTCAGTTTGTGCTCGCACTTTCAGATGTCATGCAGAAAACATTTTTGCCCGGACTTGGAGTCTTAGTCGTTGCGTTCATCGTTTTCAAGAAGTGGCACAAAACGGCCAATGGTAAAGCCTCCGTAGATAAGTTCCTTTTGAAGACTCCGGTCATTGGATCCGTGATTCGCAAGACAGCCGTTGCACGTTTCACGCGTACGTTGGGTGTGTTGATTTCGTCAGGTGTGCCTATTCTGCACGGCTTGGAAATTACCGCGAAGACTGCCGGCAACGTCGTCATTCAGAAGGCGGTTGACAAGGTTAGAAAAGAAGTTAGTGAAGGAAGGAACATCACGCAGCCGCTCATGGAGACGGCCGTGTTTCCGGCCATGGTGTGTCAGCTAATCGCCGTCGGTGAACAAACCGGACGTTTGGCCGAAATGTTGGAGAAGATCGCGGACTTCTACGACGAAGAAGTCGACGCCGCCGTGGCAGCTATGACGTCGCTCATTGAGCCGATCGTGATTGTGCTAATGGGTGCCGTAATCGGTGGTCTGTTGGTATCGATGTATTTGCCGATGTTCGACATGATCGGCGCAATTAAGTAA
- the dinB gene encoding DNA polymerase IV → MSKTIFHLDLDQFFAAVEMRDNPSLRGKPVLVGGSPGGRGVVTTASYEARKYGVRSGMPMHEALQKCPQAICVRSDSSRYVDASRRVRDILVDYTDKVEFISIDEAALDMTDVVWHWPSVAAVAHEIQRRIEQEVGITASIGAGASRCVAKLASGMHKPRGFTHIPPSKVAEIMGPLPVEEMNGVGPATRHVLNGLGIRTLYELAIYPTDILRNKLGVRGPELQLLARGGGNSTILRADDLPVEKSMSHETTFFENQTSADAILGRILLLSEKVARRMRTARLTGRVVTVKVRYKGFETVHQQKKLARFVHMEADIFIAAKMIFEQIYDPSRPVRLIGVDVSQLVPMGRVLQQELFAPRQDRDSLTHACDDIKDRFGPNLIGYAGNMLGPKDRFHTARRGRQFGSISFRFEGMNGR, encoded by the coding sequence ATGAGCAAAACCATTTTTCACCTCGATCTCGATCAATTTTTCGCAGCGGTCGAAATGCGCGACAATCCGAGTCTGCGCGGCAAGCCGGTTCTGGTCGGCGGAAGCCCCGGTGGCCGGGGAGTCGTGACCACGGCGTCTTATGAAGCCCGCAAGTACGGAGTCAGGTCCGGCATGCCGATGCACGAAGCGCTGCAGAAGTGTCCGCAGGCGATCTGCGTGCGCTCCGACTCAAGCCGCTATGTCGATGCGTCGAGACGCGTGCGCGATATCCTGGTCGACTACACGGACAAAGTCGAGTTTATTTCCATCGACGAAGCGGCCTTGGACATGACAGACGTCGTGTGGCATTGGCCGAGTGTCGCTGCGGTCGCACACGAAATTCAAAGACGGATTGAGCAGGAGGTGGGTATTACGGCATCCATCGGTGCCGGAGCGTCGCGCTGCGTGGCTAAACTTGCCAGCGGCATGCACAAGCCGCGGGGTTTCACGCACATTCCACCGTCGAAAGTCGCCGAAATCATGGGCCCGCTGCCCGTCGAGGAGATGAACGGAGTCGGTCCCGCGACTCGGCACGTGCTAAATGGTTTGGGAATTCGCACGTTGTATGAATTGGCAATCTATCCGACGGATATTTTGCGCAACAAATTGGGTGTGCGCGGACCGGAACTGCAGCTTTTGGCGCGGGGTGGGGGGAACAGTACGATATTACGTGCGGACGATCTTCCGGTCGAAAAGTCCATGAGTCATGAAACGACGTTCTTCGAAAATCAAACCAGCGCGGATGCAATCTTGGGCCGCATCCTGCTCTTGAGCGAGAAAGTTGCGCGCCGGATGAGAACCGCGCGGCTGACGGGCAGAGTGGTGACGGTGAAAGTTCGCTACAAGGGCTTCGAGACCGTGCATCAGCAGAAGAAACTCGCGCGCTTCGTGCACATGGAGGCAGATATCTTCATAGCGGCGAAGATGATCTTCGAGCAGATTTATGATCCGTCGCGACCCGTAAGATTAATCGGCGTCGACGTGTCGCAGCTCGTGCCGATGGGACGAGTGCTTCAACAGGAGTTGTTTGCTCCCAGACAGGATCGGGATTCGCTGACTCATGCGTGCGACGACATCAAGGATAGATTCGGGCCGAATTTGATCGGCTATGCGGGAAATATGTTGGGGCCGAAGGATCGCTTTCACACGGCTCGGCGGGGCCGCCAATTCGGTTCGATTTCATTTAGATTCGAAGGGATGAACGGGCGTTGA